The window GATGTCGTGCTGAAAACCGGATCGAACGGCGAGGTCGTGCGGCTTTCGGACGTTGCGCGCATCGAGCTCGGCGCGAGCGACTACACCCTGCGTGGCCAGCTCGACAATTTCAACACGTCGATCATCGGTGTATTCCAGGCACCCGGCGCCAACGCGCTGGCGACACGGGACGCGGTCATCGCAAAGATGGACGAACTCGCCAAGCAGTTCCCACCCGGCGTGAGCTACCGATCGGATTATGATGCCACGATCTTCGTACGAGAATCGATCGCGGCCGTCGTTCACACGCTGTTCGAGGCGATCGCGCTGGTCGTGCTGGTAGTCGTCCTGTTCCTGCAAACCTGGCGCGCCTCGATCATTCCATTGATCGCGGTGCCTGTGTCGGTCGTCGGCACTTTCGCAGTGCTCTATCTACTTGGCTTTTCTATTAATACGCTCTCGCTGTTCGGGCTGGTGCTCGCGATCGGCATCGTGGTCGATGACGCGATCGTGGTGGTCGAGAATGTCGAGCGCAATATCGAGGAAGGTCTCTCGCCGCTTGAGGCCGCGCACAAGGCGATGACCGAAGTATCCGGGCCAATCGTCGCGATCGCGCTCGTACTGTGTGCGGTGTTCGTACCGATGGCGTTCCTGACCGGCGTCACCGGCACCTTCTACAAGCAGTTCGCGGTGACGATCGCGATCTCGACCGTGATCTCGGCCATCAATTCGCTGACCTTGTCGCCAGCGCTCGCCGCCAAATTGCTGCATTCGCACGATGCGCCGAAGGATATGCTTTCGCGCCTCATCGACCGCCTGCTCGGCTGGTTGTTCCGGCCGTTCAACAGCTTCTTCAAGGCGAGCTCGGATCGGTACGAGGGCGCCGTTTCGCGCACGCTCGGTCGACGCGGTGTGGTGTTCATCGTCTATGTGGTGCTGTTGGCCGGCACCGGGCTGATGTTCAATGCCGTGCCCCGTGGCTTCATTCCGACCCAGGACAAGCTCTATCTGATCGCCGGCGTGAAGCTGCCCGAGGGTTCCTCGCTGGAGCGCTCCGATGCCGTGCTGCAAAAGATGAAGGACATCGCGCTCGGCACGGAGGGCGTTGCCCACGTGATCGGCCTGACCGGTTTCAACCCAACACAGCAAACCAATACGCCGAATTATGCCGTCGCCTTTCCGATCTTGAAGCCGTTCAGCGAACGCCACCGCAGCGCCAAGGAGATCGCCGCCGACATCCAGGCCAAGATCGCCCAGATCAAGGAAGGCTTTGCCTTCGTGCTGAACCCGCCGCCGGTCCTCGGCCTCGGCCAAGGCGCGGGCTATTCGCTGTTTGTCGAAGACCGTGCGGGCGCGGGCTTCGGCGCGCTCCAGCAAGCGGCCAACGCCCTGCAATCTGCGGCGGTGAAGACGCCAGGCATGGGCTTTCCCTTCGTTGGCTACCAGTCCAACGTGCCACAACTCGATCTCCAGGTTGATCGCGTCAAGGCCAAAGCGCAGGGCGTGGCGCTGACCAACCTATTCGAGACACTCCAGGTCTATCTCGGCTCGTCCTATGTCAACGACTTCAACCTGTTCGGCCGCACTTGGCGCGTCTATGCGCAAGCCGACGGCGACTTCCGCAAGCGCGTGGAGGACATTGCAAACCTGAAAGCGCGCAACGACAAGGGCGAGATGGTCCCGATCGGCTCGATGGTGAAGATCAGTCAGACTTACGGCCCAGATCCGGTGCTGCGCTACAACGGCTATCCGGCGGCCGACTTCATCGGCGAGGCCAACCCAGCCATGCTGTCCTCGGCGCAAGCGATGGGCACGATGGCCGAGCTTGCCAGGCGGGTGTTGCCCAACGGCATGACCATCGAGTGGAGTGATCTTAGCTTCCAGGAAGCCACCCAGGGCAACGCCGCACTGCTGGTATTCCCCGTCTCGGTTCTGCTTGCTTTCCTGGTGCTGGCGGCTCTCTATGAGAGCTGGGTACTCCCCCTCGCGGTGATCCTGATCGTTCCGATGTGCTTGCTCTCGGCCTTGGCCGGCGTGAAGCTCTACGGTAGCGACAACAACACCTTCGTCCAGGTCGGGCTCGTCGTGCTGATGGGCCTCGCTTGCAAGAACGCGATCCTGATCGTGGAATTTGCGCGTGAACTCGAATTCCAGGGCAAGGGCATCGTTGAGGCAGCGCTCGAAGCTTGCCGGCTGCGGCTGCGGCCCATCGTGATGACTTCAGTGGCCTTCATCGCCGGCACGATTCCGTTGGTTCTCTCGCATGGCGCCGGTGCCGAGGTGCGCTCGGCGACCGGCGTTACCGTGTTCGCCGGCATGATCGGGGTTACTCTGTTCGGCCTGTTCCTGACGCCGGTGTTCTATGTCGGCCTGCGCAAGCTGTCCGGGCGCAAGCTGATCCAGCACGGCGAGGCCAGTCTCTCGCACGGGTGAAGCCGACAAGCGCGTGGGTGGCCGTGAACGTCGCGGTCGCTCCGACCAAGATGGAAGGTCGCGGTTCATTAGTGAATTTTTCTCAGTGATGCATGAAATGGATTTGAGGTTTTCACATAGCTGCCCTCCGCCCAATGATGGAGAGCCGGCAGATCATGGGTTTCGTTCTCTCTCACTGATCCGGTCGAGATCTAAAGAAATTGGCCGATCTCGATAAAGGCCCACTGCAGGAATGCGCAATGTCACGTCCGCCCAAAAAACTCGCGTTGTTTATAGATGGCGCTAATCTCCATGCGACCGCCAAGGCGCTTGGTTTCGACATCGACTACAAACGGCTGCTGAACGAATTCGAGAGTTGGGGGACGCTAGTCCGTGCCCATTACTATACGACGATTATTGAGGATCAGGAATTCTCATCAATACGTCCCCTTATCGATTGGTTGAACTACAACGGCTACAGTGTCGTCACGAAGCCGGCAAAAGAATTCATCGATGCAATGGGGCGCCGAAAGCAAAAAGGGGACATGGGGATAGAACTAGCCGTCCATGCGATGGAGCTGGCGGAGCATATCGACCATTTGGTCCTTTTCTCGGGGGACGGCGATTTCCGCATCTTGGCCGAAGCAGTGCAGCGTCGCGGCGTCCGCGTCACAGTGGTCTCAACACTTGCGAGCCAATCCCCGATGGTTGCAGATGAGCTCCGCCGCCAGGCCGACGAGTTCATCGACATCGTCGAGCTGCAGCCCTTCATCGTCCGCGACCCTGCCGCACGCCCCGCGCGGCGCGACCAGCGCCAATACTCGCCGCAGCTTGCGCAGCGCGAGAGCTCAACGAATTAGCGTGAATTCCGAACGGAGAGCTGCTCAAGCATTCGAGAGCTTTGACTGACCGCGATCGATCCGAACGGGTTCTACCGCGACAGCATCACCGCCACGACGGTTTCTGACGGAGACATTGATGAATCTATTCAAGCAACCGGTGTACAAATATGAAATTTTCATTGAGGACTAAACATAATACGCAATGATTTTTCAGGCAGCTATCGGACGACAATGGTCGAAGAGTCATGAGGTCGTTGCTCATAGCAATTCCCGCGCTGCTCATGGTGGGTTTCGGTGCGTGGGCTTTTCTGGTCCTGGTCGTCATGGAGCATTGAGAATGTGGACAACCCATCACAAGTCCGGCCGTCGCCGTAACGAGATCAACGACTACTGGAATGGCAGCGCCTCCGACGAGCGCGATGTGATCTGGCCATACTGGGTATTCGGTATCGCTCTCATGGCGATCGCCGTGATCGCCATGTGGAGCCTGTAGCGTCGGCGTGCGGAAACGTGCCGAGTCGAATCGTACGTGATGATAAGATCTTGAGGCCATCAGAACGGGTTCTTCAGGAAACGCCGGCCTGACATTCGCTTGGGCGCATGAACAATGTCGATAAACGCGCGCAACGCGGCGGGAGGCTGCCGCCGGCCCTGATAGTAAAGATAAACGCCCTCGATGGGCGGCGACCAGCCTTCGAGAACACGCACCAATTGGCCGTTGCGCAGCAACGGTTCGACCAGGGCGTCGAGAGTGTAGGCGAGTCCCAGCCCGTCGAGCGCCGCCAGAATCGCGGTTTCCGTGTCGTTGACGGTCAGACTTCCGCGAACCGAAACAAGCTTCTTGCTTCCGTTCCGTTCGAATCTCCAGCGCCAGAGCTCGCCATCCTGGGCGATGCGATACTGGACGCATTTAGCGGTCATGAGCGCCGTATCGCGATTTATTGCGGCCAGGCGGAGCGTGTCGATAGCCGAGGTACTGTCTCGGCCGCCGATCTAGAGCTTGGAATTGCATTCACACCGTTCCGCAGATCGTCCTAACTAATGCGCCGCTGGGGCGTGTGCGGAAACGCGGCGACTAGGCGTTTAAGGCGCAATCGCCGGCGAGCGGAAAGCTCGCCGGGTGTGAATAAGCGTCCAAGAGTGACCCCTTCACCGCTTGGCAGATCAATAGCTTAGCTCGCCGATCGGCGTCGGGACCCCAGGCCGATTAACACTCGGATATACCTGATCGACGACTTCACCGCTTCTGGCACGACGTTTAGCGCCGCACTTTATGCCGCCGATCAGGCTGTCTAGCGCTATGGATACAAATCACGGGAACGATATCGAACGGCTACGGCCACGACAGCCTTGCGGCCGCGACTGTTTTTGAGACCGCCAATGACGTCGGCGCTGAACTAGCCCGTGCGGTTGCGCAGAAAGCTTGTGGTGTATCATCGATGCGGGTGAGGCCAGTCTCGGCACTCGGCGCCTCTCAGACTCGAACCCAACTCCGATCGTACCCAGACGGCCTTCGCTTACGCGAAGCGGAATCTTCGCAACGACCTCCCGTCGAACAGCTTGCCGAGGCGGCTAGATAGAGGCCGCGCCAGTTCAATCGCGCTTTCCGCAGAAATCGGGCAGTCTCCCGCAGAGACGGCGGCGTGGCCAATGCTCGAGCGAGGCACCCATCCATCGACATGGTGTCGCAAGCGACTGCATTCGCCAATCACGAGCGTATGCGTCGGGCCTTCCTACCGTTTTGGGCTACCGCTGCGCAAGATGCGCCGCAACGTCCAACTTGCCTGAGCCGCCCTTGTTGGCCGAAAAGGTTGGAATGTCCATGTAGCCACCCTCGATCGCGAGCGTGCCGCCGAAGGGCTTGATGCCGGTGTAACTGAGATAGGCATTCTCGATACCGGTGAGGCCGCCACCCGGAAGGAAACCAACCGATGCGCCGCCGACGCTTGCTGTGCTGGCAAACCCGTCGGACGACCCGGCGAAGTCATAGATGAGAGCGTAGTTCCAGTCGCCCCAAAATTTGCCCAACACGCCGATGCGGGCGCGGCGCGCATTGAAGCCATCGTCGAGACGCTGGGGAACGGTTGCCCCAGTGTTGGGATGATAGTCATAGCCACCGACGTCGAAATGCAAACGGCTCGTGATCGCGACGCAGTTCTGTTGATCCGCGGTACAGATCGTCGGCCTGTTGTTCGGCATTAATACAACCGCTTAGGGCAGACCGGCAGGGCCTTGACCGGAAGCGCGGCTGAGTTGTTGGGGGCGGAGGGTTTCGCGGGCGCCGTCGCGATAGCTGCGATCCGCGCATCGGTTCGCTTCTGAATCTTGTCTAGTTTTTCTTCCAGTAACCGAATCTGCTTTTTCAGCCCTGTGATTTCTGCATCTGTCCTTCCGGCGGACTGCGCGTGTGCTTGCGGGTTGATAGTTGTTGCGACCACCGCAACCAACAGAGTTATTCTCCACATTGCAGACATTGCTCGCATCCATCTTTCCCAAATCATCACCGATGAGCCAGCGTTCTCATCAAATTAATATGACGACTATCATGCTACAACTCATGGGCCCAACCCCGATCACAGGGGGCTCTCGACAACGTGATTATATGATTGTTGTAATCTTAACGGCGGCCTCTAGCTGCGACAAGCGTCAACGCGTCAGCGCAACCGCCTCACAACGATCGTGGGTATGAAATGAATGATGACTTTTGGCCCGCAAAGTTAGCATTTTTTTCTGTCGTGCTACTGGTCTTTGCAATCGGTTGTGCTCGGGCTCATGATCATGAGCACCCCGAGTTGAACAGTTGGTATGAGAGATTGCACAGCGGCAAGGGACCGTGCTGCGACGGCAGCGATGCAAAGCGCGTCGACGATGCTGATTGGGACACTAGGGAGGGTCACTATCGCGTGCGGATCGATGGCGAGTGGGTTGATGTGCCGAACGAAGCTGTCGTGGATGGACCAAACCGCGCCGGCCACACAATGGTTTGGCCTTACTACTTAGATGGTCATCCGAAAGCGCGCTGTTTCATGCCTGGAAGCATGGGCTGAGTTTGGTGGCCTGGAACTGGTGTCCTCAGAGCGAGCATCACTCACGCTGCTTGAGCGTTACCAGCCGTCAGCCCAGAACCAACTGACCAGGGGCCGTCTCCGGGATGCGCACGGAAATCCTTCGCATTACCTTGAAATTCGCACAACGGCGTATCCAACCCATACACATCATCGCATGGTCACTCTGGCGCCGTGCCAACCAAGCCGAAGCACGCCGCGCCCATCTCAAAAGAAAAGCGCAACTGTAATGCTAGGGGGACAGTCTCGCAAAGGCCATGCGGTGTAATGCCCGCGTGGCCTTTTGTCTTTTATCGTCGGATCGGAAAAATAGGGACCATGGGCGAACGGCCGCTTCCGGCGCAAAGCAGTCATTGAGGTGCGGATGTTAGATCTCGCTAGCTCCCATTAATTGGACCTAGTCCAGATTTCCTTGGACTGGACCGACCAGCATTGCGAGCGTCAATCCAAACGCGTGTAGGATCGATCATTGTTCTCAGAATAGCGAGATTCCGACCGACACATCAGTTGCCAAGCTACCTGCATGAGCCGACGATTTCTCCCTTACTCGCGCGAATGAAGCAGAACTGAAGTCTCAGGCTGGGCCTGCATATCGCGTTGTAAACAAAGAAAAACTGGCGCACCCGACACGATTCGAACGTGTGACCTTTGCCTTCGGAGGGTGGCGGTCAGGCGCGCAGACGATCTCTTAGTCACGGTGTATGTACGCGTGGCGTTTATTTCAGGCGGAAAAGCGCAGCACATCCCGAAGGCTGCGGCTTGCTATGGAAGAGCATAGATAAATCTGCTCCTCTTTCACGCCTCAGCCGTCCATCGACCCAATGAAAGCAACCCGTTGGGCTTATGTTGCGACATCGTCAAACCAGTGTTCGGCCAAATTGTGTATCACGCAAATTTTTTGCGCTTCATGGAACGCGGCAGGACCAATTACTTGCGCCTGCTCGGGACCAGTCAGCACGCTGCTCCAGGAAGCGGAGAACGATGCGCCCGGCTTTACCTTTGTCGTCCGGTCGATGACAATCGATTTTCTAAAGCCGGCAGTCTTGGACGACGTGCTTGACGTCGTTACTCTCCCGCAAGAGGTGAGAGGCGCGTCAATTACCTTACTGCAGGAATGCAGGCGGGCAGAGGATCTCTTGGTCACGGCGCGTGTACGTGTGGCGTTTATCTCAGGTGGAAAAGCGCAACGTGTCCCGAAGGCGCTGCGGCTTGCTATGGAAGGGCATAAATGAATCTGCTCCCCATTCAAACCCTGGCCGTCCGGCTACCAACGAAGAGGTGCGTCGCGCCGCGGATCCGAAGGAATATTTCGAGGAGATCCAGGACGTCAAAGTGACCAAGGACATGCTCGATCTCGCCAAGCACATCGTCAATCAGAAGAGCGGACGGTTTCAACCCGACAAATTCGAGGACCAGTACGAAACCGCGCTGATAGCGCTCATCAACCAGAAGCGCGCTGGCAAGCCGATCGTGCCGAAGGAGCGGCCGAGGGGCGAGAACGTGGTCGACCTGATGGAGGCGCGTCGGCGGAGCCGCGGCCGAGACCAAGGTTCCGAAGAAGCCGGCCAAGAAGCCGCGGAAGGCGGCGGCCGGGCAAAAGGAGATGTTGATGCCGATCGCCGGTAAGAAGCCGGCGAAGGATGCCGTTGCAAAGGAGCCGGCGGCCAGGCCGCAGCGTCGGTCCGCTTAGTGCGGTCCGCTTGCGTGCGGCCGCGTAGGAACCAACCGGTGCCGGGACCGGTTGCTTCGCTGCGACCACAGGAGGATGCGCATGGACATGAGGGAAGCCTCTGCGATGACGGAAGCCTCCGGTCTTGTGGACCATCCGGACGGCACCACGCCCGCTTCCGGGTCGCGGCCACGCGGCGAAGCGGAAGGAAATTCCCGGCCGCTCCACTCGCGCTTGCGACAAGACCCGCTGCGCCTTTCGGACGAGGTGCGAACATTGGCGCGAGAGGCGCCGCTGACGTCGCTCTTCATGGCATTTCTGCTGGGAGTTTGGGTGGCCCGCCGGCGCTAGGAGAGCTGCAAACGCAGCACGAGCCTGATGGCGCGGAAGCTCAAGACATTTCAGACCTCGCTTGCTTCTATGATCTCGCCATCGCGGCCCTGGAGGCCTGGAGTGCCGGCAGCAATCTCTTCCATCAGGGTGTTGCCAAAGGAGACCGACGATCCGGATGTGGTCGCAGCGACCATGTCGAAACCGGGCGTGGTCCTCAAGCGGGCGGCGGGATCGAACGGACGCTTCGCCGAGCAGGCCGGCCTGCCGACCGACCTGGGCGACGAGGGCGGGGGCACGCGAAGGGAGAGCCGCCGTCCGGAGCCGAAAAGGCGGTCGGCTACCAAGATCAGCGAGAAGGCCGCCCGCAAGGCCGCCGCGGATTTCGATCGCGAGCAAAAGCGGCGGGACGCACGAGCGCCAGAGGCGGCGAGAAGGAGCGCGCCAGGCGCGAGAAGCTCGTCGTGCGAGCGCAGGCGAAGCCCGATCAGGCGCAGCGGGAGCACAAAAAAAGGGCTGAGTCTCTCGATGCCGAACGAGCCGCGATCGAGAAGCGTGTCCAGGCCGAAGACACCCGGTGGGAGAGCGAGAAGAAGAAGTTGTTGGCCTCTTTGCGTCGGGCGCGGGACTAGAATCGAGGCGCCAACCGGCGGGCGCTCAACGCGTTCGCGGGACACCCGCTCCGCCCATGAGGACCGCGAAGGGGACGGCCCATGCCGCCGCGGCGTCGCCCAGAAACACCATGCCGAGTACCGCCTGCGTGAACATCATGGTGTCCTCCGCAACGCGGCGGCCCAAGGCCGCCGCAGCCGCATCGGGACGCCGCCCGGGCGGGGCGGATCGTCGTCCTCGCCGTCGAGACGGCGCAGCGCCGCCAGGATGTCGGCGAGCCGGATGAGATGTCCCATGCCGGGGATCTCGCGCAACGCGGGACAGGATTCGACCGCAAACAGTCGGACGCCCAGGACGAGAGGATAATCCGCTTCTCCGGTGTGGAAAGCTCCGCATCGTTCAGGACGTCGTCCGGAGACGCGTAGTGCGCGGCCGGGTGGAAGAGGGGATCGAGTTTGCCGGTGTTCGTGGTGGCGTTGGTCATCGGTTGCCTCCTTTACGCTCCTTTCTTCGGGACGGTGGTATAGTGGAACGGACGGCGGCGAGTGCCGCCGCCCGTAATCGCCCGTTACTGGGTGTTGATGGCAATGCTGTGTGTACCGAAAACCCTATCCGGGTTTATCGAATGATAGAATCGGCTAAGTTGGCGCGATGATCGCGCTGATCTGCTTCGTTCTGGCCGTGCTGGCCTCGCCATTCAAGTCGAACATCCGGCTTGAGGCGGAGAATGCAGTGCTTCGACATCAGCTGATCGTCTTGCGACGCAAGCTGAAAGGCCGGGCTCGCCTCACGAACAACGACCGTTGGTTCTTCGTTCAGCTCTATCGCTGGTTCCCGTCGATCCTTCCGGTTCTCATGATTATTCGACCCGAAACGCTGGTGGGTTGGCATCGGGCCGGCTTTCGCCGCTATTGGCGTTGGAAATCGTGTCGACGGGGAGGGCGACCGCAGATCGAGACAGAATTGCGCGCGCTGATCCGGCAGATGAGCACAGAGAATTTGCTTTGGGGTGCGCCGCGCATCCACGGCGAACTGCTCAAGCTCGGGTTTAGCGTCGCTCAATCAAGTGTCGCCAAGTATATGGTCAAGCGACGCGGGCCTCCAAGTCAGGAATGGCGGACCTTTCTGCGAAACCACGCGCCGGACATCGCCGCCATGGATTTGTTCGTAGTGCCGACCATTGGCTTTAAGCTGCTGTATGGCTTCGTCATCATCCGGCTCGATCGCAGAGATCTCGTCTGGATCGGCGTCACAACCAACCCGGCGGCGGAGTGGGTTGCACGTCAGATCACCGAGGCTTTTCCTTGGGATGGCGCTCCGCGCTATCTGATCCGAGATCGAGATCGAATCTACGGCACTGTCGTCACGCGCCGACTGCGTGCCACGGGTATCCGAGACAAGCCAATTGCACCGGCCTCGCCTTGGCAGAACTGCTTTGCCGAACGGCTGATCGGATCGATCCGGCGCGAGTGTTTGGACCACATCATTGTCCTGGACGAGGAACATCTGCGTCGGATTCTGAAAAACTATGCGGACTATTACAACGGCGTGAGAACGCATCCGTCATTGAACAAAGATGCGCCTGTCTCTCGCCAGGTTCAGCGATCCGGCGTCATAAATTCGCGCGCTATACTGGGCGGACTTCATCGTCAATACGTTCGGATTTAGATTTTCGGTACACACACCTGGCGCTCTTAGCGAAGGAGGCGCTGGGCCACGATCCGATGAAGGGCGTGGCGGTGGTCTTCCGTGCGAAGCGCGCCGATCGGGTGAAGATTGTCGTCTGGGATGGCAGTGGCCTTGTGCTGTATTGGAAGCGGCTTGAGGGCGGCGGCTTCAAGTGGCCACCTGTTGTTGACGGCGTGATGCGGATGAACGCCGCGCAGTTGTCGGCGCTTCTGGCCGGCATGGATTGGACACGCATGCACGCACCTCGAATCCCGCAGCCGAAAGCGCTTGCGTAAGGATATAAAATCTTCGCTGCATCGGGGCGCGAAGCATGGCAGACTCGGGCCAATGAGTGATTTGCCTGATGAGCTGCCGAGCGATCCAGCCGAGCTGCGTGTCTTTGCCGCGGCTCTGCTGGATCGCTGTGCCAGGCTCGAGCGGTTGCTCAAGCTTGCAAAAGATGCGCAGTTCGGTCGATCGTCGGAAAAGCTTGACGCTGATCAGCTACAGCTTGTTCTGGAGGATATCGATGAGGCCGTCGCGGCTCTCGAAGCAGCCGAGGATCGCGCCGATCCCAAAAAATGCGAGAGGAGAACTGCCGAGCGCAGGGCCAATCGCGGCAAGCTGCCGGAGCATTTGCCACGTATCGTCGAAACCCTGATGCCCGCTGAAACCTGTTGCCCGTGCTGCGAGGGCGTCCTTTTTGAGATTGGGAGCGATGAGAGCCAGAGGCTGGACGTGGTACCGGCGCAGTATCGCGTAATCGTCACCCGCCGACCCAAGCTGGCCTGCCGCGCCTGTCATGGCGTCGTTCTCCAGCGCGCCGCGCCGGAACGCTTGATTAGGGGTGGGCTGCCTACAGAGCGGCTCGTCGCGCATGTGATCGATGCCAAGTATCATTGGCATTTGCCGCTCTATCGTCAGGCGCAGATGCTGGCGACCCACGGTATCGCGCTCGACCGCTCCACGCTCGCCTTCTGGGTCGGCTACGCCGCCCAGGAGCTGAAACCCTTGTGGCATCGTCTGCGCGAGATGTTGCTCGCCTCCTCGAAGCTTTGTGTCGATGAGACGCCAGCACCGGTATTGGATCCGGGGCGCGGCAGGACCAAGACCGGTTACTTCTGGGCGCTGTCGCGCGATGACAGGCCTTGGGCCGGGCCTGAACCACCTGGGGTGGTCTATGCCTATGCACCGGGCCGTGGCGCCATTCATGGCTTGCGGCTGCTCGAAGGCTACCGCGGCATCATCCACTGCGATGGCTATGAGGCCTACAAGACCATGACCCGGACGACGCGTGCGGACGCACTGTCCGGCACGCTCGCCTTCTGTTGGTCGCATCTACGGCGCCAGTTTGTGAAGATCGAGCGCGAGGCTGCTCCGGCGCCGGCGCCGGTTGCCCGCGAGGCTCTCGTTCGCATCGCCCAGCTCTACGCGATCGAGAAAGCCCTCCGCGGCCGATCTGATGCCGAGCGCCGTGCGGGCCGGCAGGCGCATGCCCAGCCTCTGGCCGCAGCCTTGAAGCAGTGGTTTGAGGCAAAGCTTGGTCACCTCGTGCAGAAGGGTGAGACGGCGAAGGCTTTGCGCTATGCGCTGCGTCATTGGGACGGTCTGACGCTCTACCTTGATGACGGGCGCATCGAAATGGACACCAACGCGGTCGAGCGTGCGATGCGGCCGATCAAGCTCAATGCCAAGAACGCCCTGTTCGCGGGGTGCGACGAGGGTGCCGAGAATTGGGCATTGCTGGCTTCGCTGATTGAGACGTGCAAGCTCAATGGCGTCAGTGCCGAGCACTGGCTTACTGACGTCCTCGCGAAGCTCGTCAATGGTTGGCCTGCGGCACGACTGGATGAGCTGCTCCCCTGGGCATCGACTTACACGATGCATGCTCACGATCCGGGGCTGGCAGCATGAGCCTCACCACGACCGCTGTCCGGATCAAGGTGACCCTCAAGGACGTGAAACCGGCGGTGATGCGGTGCCTCGTCGTACCCATCACCCTGCGTCTTGATCGGCTGCATCTGACGCTTCAGGCGGCCTTTGGCTGGACGGATAGCCACCTCTTCGAGTTCCTCGCTGGCGAAGGGTGGCATTGGGGCATTCCTGATCCCGATAACGATTTTGGCCACCAGCCCATCGATGCCCGCAAGGCGCGCCTCTCCGATATCGTTCACGAGACCGGCGCCAAGACGATCCATTATCTCTATGACTTCGGCGACAGCTGGGATCACGTGATCAAGCTCGAAAAATGGTTCGACAACACGCCAACGGACGGTCTTCCGCTTTTGCTCGATGCCGCCGGCCGCTGCCCGCCAGAGGATGTTGGAGGTGCGCCCGGGTATGCCGACTACCTCGATGCCATCGGCGACCCTACCCATCCAGAACATGAAAATATGTGCCTCTGGGGTCCGCAGCGGTTCGATCCCAACGTCGTCGATCGAGCTGCGCTCGAGGTCGCCGTCAACGCATTGTCGGAAACATGGAAGCCGCGCCGGCGCACCACGCGCTCAAAATAGACGTCAAGCGCCAATCAAAAGGGCCGCAGAGCTACGCTTACAGTTGAGCGCTCATCACCGGCTTTCAATTACCCACAATTTCTGCACCGACTATGGCCCCCAGCGCGATGTCGGTCAGGCGCGATAGCCCGCGCCACATGACCGTGTTGCCGGGCGGAGGATCGTGGGCGCGGGCGAGATAGCCGCCGAGCCTGGCGATCTTGGCCAGGTAATGTGAGAGGGTTTTCCGTCGAGCTTGCGGTTTGTCATTCACGAGTCGATCGAGCAGGGCGATTTCAGTTGCGGTCAACGCAAGAGTCGGTAGCGCCCCTGGAGCTGCGCGATTGAGCATCGTCATCCAGAAGACCCGCCAACTGAGGATG of the Bradyrhizobium sp. 186 genome contains:
- a CDS encoding IS66 family transposase — encoded protein: MSDLPDELPSDPAELRVFAAALLDRCARLERLLKLAKDAQFGRSSEKLDADQLQLVLEDIDEAVAALEAAEDRADPKKCERRTAERRANRGKLPEHLPRIVETLMPAETCCPCCEGVLFEIGSDESQRLDVVPAQYRVIVTRRPKLACRACHGVVLQRAAPERLIRGGLPTERLVAHVIDAKYHWHLPLYRQAQMLATHGIALDRSTLAFWVGYAAQELKPLWHRLREMLLASSKLCVDETPAPVLDPGRGRTKTGYFWALSRDDRPWAGPEPPGVVYAYAPGRGAIHGLRLLEGYRGIIHCDGYEAYKTMTRTTRADALSGTLAFCWSHLRRQFVKIEREAAPAPAPVAREALVRIAQLYAIEKALRGRSDAERRAGRQAHAQPLAAALKQWFEAKLGHLVQKGETAKALRYALRHWDGLTLYLDDGRIEMDTNAVERAMRPIKLNAKNALFAGCDEGAENWALLASLIETCKLNGVSAEHWLTDVLAKLVNGWPAARLDELLPWASTYTMHAHDPGLAA
- a CDS encoding plasmid pRiA4b ORF-3 family protein, with amino-acid sequence MTLKDVKPAVMRCLVVPITLRLDRLHLTLQAAFGWTDSHLFEFLAGEGWHWGIPDPDNDFGHQPIDARKARLSDIVHETGAKTIHYLYDFGDSWDHVIKLEKWFDNTPTDGLPLLLDAAGRCPPEDVGGAPGYADYLDAIGDPTHPEHENMCLWGPQRFDPNVVDRAALEVAVNALSETWKPRRRTTRSK